From Doryrhamphus excisus isolate RoL2022-K1 chromosome 22, RoL_Dexc_1.0, whole genome shotgun sequence, one genomic window encodes:
- the LOC131109509 gene encoding cytochrome P450 26A1, translating into MALSTLLATFLCTIVLPVLLFLVAVKLWEVYMTRGRDPSCPSPLPPGSMGLPFFGETLQLILQRRKFLRMKRQKYGYIYRTHLFGNPTVRVTGGDNVRQILLGEHKLVSVQWPASVRTILGSDTLSNVHGAQHKTKKKAIMRAFSREALELYIPVIQEEVRAAVKDWLARDSCVLVYPEMKRLMFRIAMRILLGFEPEQIRTDEQQLVEAFEEMIKNLFSLPIDVPFSGLYRGLKARNFIHSKIEENIKKKIQDSEKESKHGDALQQLIDSCRKNGEPFSMQAIKESATELLFGGHETTASTATSLIMFLGLNPEVVDKLRQELTDREEEGMQLQSLNIESLEQLKYTGCVIKETLRINPPVPGGFRVALKTFELNGYQIPKGWNVIYSICDTHDVADIFPNKEDFQPERFMTKSSSNSSRFQYIPFGGGSRMCVGKEFAKVLLKIFLVEVVTKCHCTLLNGPPMMKTGPTVYPVDNLPTKFTHYVQN; encoded by the exons ATGGCTCTGAGCACGCTGCTGGCCACCTTCCTGTGCACCATAGTGCTGCCCGTTTTACTCTTTCTGGTGGCCGTCAAGCTGTGGGAAGTTTACATGACCCGCGGCAGAGACCCGAGCTGCCCCAGCCCGCTCCCTCCCGGATCCATGGGCTTGCCTTTCTTCGGGGAGACGCTGCAACTCATCCTGCAG AGGAGAAAGTTTCTGCGCATGAAGCGCCAGAAGTACGGCTACATTTACCGGACTCACCTGTTTGGGAACCCCACCGTGCGCGTCACGGGAGGCGACAACGTCAGGCAGATTCTCCTGGGGGAGCACAAGCTGGTGTCCGTGCAGTGGCCCGCGTCTGTGCGCACCATCCTGGGCTCGGACACGCTGTCAAACGTGCACGGAGCGCAGCACAAAACCAAGAAAAAG GCCATCATGCGAGCCTTCTCCAGGGAAGCGCTAGAACTCTACATCCCGGTCATCCAGGAGGAGGTGAGAGCTGCAGTCAAAGACTGGCTGGCGAGGGACTCCTGTGTGCTGGTCTACCCGGAGATGAAGCGACTGATGTTCCGCATTGCCATGAGGATCCTGCTTGGCTTCGAACCGGAGCAGATTCGAACTGACGAGCAGCAGTTGGTCGAAGCGTTTGAGGAAATGATCAAGAATTTGTTTTCGCTGCCGATCGATGTCCCCTTCAGCGGCCTGTACAGG GGTCTGAAAGCTAGAAACTTCATCCACTCCAAGATAGAGGAGAACATCAAGAAGAAGATCCAAGACTCGGAGAAGGAGTCCAAACATGGAGATGCTCTACAGCAGCTCAtagacagctgcaggaagaacgGCGAGCCCTTCAGCATGCAG GCTATTAAGGAGTCTGCTACAGAACTGCTGTTTGGGGGCCATGAAACCACCGCCAGCACGGCCACCTCTCTTATTATGTTCCTGGGCCTGAACCCTGAAGTGGTGGACAAACTCCGGCAGGAGCTGACTGACAGG gaggaggaaggaatGCAACTCCAGAGTCTGAACATCGAGTCTTTGGAGCAACTGAAGTACACTGGATGTGTCATTAAAGAGACGCTAAGGATTAACCCTCCTGTCCCTGGAGGTTTCAGAGTAGCGCTGAAGACTTTCGAACTCAAC GGCTATCAAATTCCCAAAGGCTGGAATGTCATCTACAGTATCTGCGACACCCACGACGTGGCCGATATCTTCCCCAACAAGGAGGACTTCCAGCCCGAACGCTTCATGACAAAATCCTCCAGCAACTCATCCAGGTTCCAGTACATCCCTTTCGGCGGGGGCTCACGTATGTGCGTCGGGAAGGAGTTCGCCAAGGTCCTGCTGAAGATCTTCCTGGTGGAAGTGGTCACCAAGTGTCACTGTACACTTTTAAACGGGCCCCCCATGATGAAAACGGGACCGACCGTTTATCCTGTGGACAATCTGCCAACCAAGTTTACCCACTATGTTCAAAACTAG